The Zalophus californianus isolate mZalCal1 chromosome X, mZalCal1.pri.v2, whole genome shotgun sequence genome window below encodes:
- the PNMA6F gene encoding LOW QUALITY PROTEIN: paraneoplastic antigen Ma6F (The sequence of the model RefSeq protein was modified relative to this genomic sequence to represent the inferred CDS: inserted 4 bases in 3 codons), which yields MPLTMLRDWCRWMGERTHRSLLILGIPDDCGDEEFQKAVRTALWPLGTYRVLGKAFRKELGSRVALVEFAQYLNRSLIPXQIPGKGGPWPVVFLPQAPDSESQDRPDFPAQPQRHAGVGQAGVAGAAGVAGAAGEEGAAGVAGAAGEEGAASEAGPAGEVGAAGEAGAAGEEGQEGEAGAAGEEGTVGEAGAEDGGVSDEEGAVVWQXRTFSGMQEPDQEEESFESWVDHANDMLYTWRHVSERERKRRLVESLGGPALDLMCSLLAENPDMPAQDCLAALVQVFGNKDTCMTARLKFLTCAQRPQETLFAYVMRLEGLLQSAVEKGAFHPVIADQVRARQVLMRARPNEMLQSKLRRMRLERRPPGFMGMLRLIRETEAWEAASGRGEQFQAEQGACVDMGGLPAAQAALASEEVAEASPANEDAFRAAPALEEISKSFPATQEDENAPSSVGLGQARPSEAPGGPTPAQMGSASRVGPGGPGCEPEGLAQAGDQEAGEPPXEGLKPIPEESENEDGAGETSPPKSSSGK from the exons ATGCCACTGACAATGCTGCGTGACTGGTGCAGGTGGATGGGCGAGAGAACGCACCGTTCCCTGCTCATCCTGGGCATCCCTGACGACTGCGGGGACGAGGAATTCCAGAAGGCCGTGCGCACTGCCCTGTGGCCCCTGGGCACGTACCGAGTGCTGGGCAAAGCGTTCAGAAAGGAGCTCGGATCCAGGGTCGCCTTGGTCGAGTTTGCTCAGTATTTAAACCGAAGTTTGATCC CACAAATACCAGGCAAGGGAGGACCCTGGCCTGTGGTCTTTCTGCCCCAGGCCCCCGATTCAGAGTCACAGGATAGACCAGATTTCCCTGCACAGCCCCAGAGGCATGCAGGAGTTGGCCAGGCAGGTGTGGCAGGAGCTGCAGGTGTGGCAGGAGCTGCAGGTGAGGAAGGAGCTGCAGGTGTGGCAGGAGCTGCAGGTGAGGAAGGAGCTGCAAGTGAAGCAGGACCAGCAGGTGAGGTAGGAGCTGCAGGTGAGGCAGGAGCTGCAGGTGAGGAAGGACAGGAAGGTGAGGCAGGAGCTGCAGGTGAGGAAGGAACTGTGGGTGAGGCTGGAGCTGAAGATGGAGGAGTGTCAGATGAGGAGGGAGCTGTGGTGTGGCA GAGAACCTTTTCTGGGATGCAAGAGCCAGACCAAGAGGAAGAGTCCTTTGAGAGCTGGGTGGACCATGCCAACGACATGCTGTACACGTGGCGCCACGTgtcagaaagggagaggaaaaggcgGCTGGTGGAAAGCTTGGGTGGCCCCGCGCTGGATCTCATGTGCAGCCTCCTGGCAGAAAATCCCGACATGCCTGCGCAGGATTGCCTGGCCGCGCTGGTACAGGTGTTTGGGAACAAGGACACCTGCATGACTGCACGGCTCAAGTTCCTGACTTGTGCCCAGCGGCCCCAGGAGACTCTCTTTGCCTATGTGATGCGCCTGGAAGGCCTGCTGCAGTCAGCCGTGGAGAAGGGGGCCTTCCATCCCGTCATCGCAGACCAGGTTCGCGCCAGGCAGGTGCTGATGCGGGCCCGCCCGAACGAGATGCTCCAGAGCAAGCTGAGGAGGATGCGGCTGGAGAGGAGACCACCTGGCTTCATGGGGATGCTGCGGCTCATTCGGGAGACCGAGGCATGGGAGGCCGCCTCAGGTAGGGGTGAGCAATTCCAAGCGGAACAAGGGGCCTGTGTGGACATGGGAGGGTTGCCGGCCGCCCAGGCTGCCCTCGCCAGTGAAGAGGTTGCTGAAGCCTCTCCAGCCAATGAAGATGCTTTCCGGGCTGCCCCGGCTCTTGAA gaGATCTCCAAGTCCTTCCCTGCCACTCAGGAAGATGAAAATGCTCCCTCCTCTGTGGGCCTAGGTCAGGCAAGACCCTCCGAGGCCCCTGGGGGCCCCACTCCTGCCCAGATGGGCAGTGCTTCCAGGGTGGGCCCAGGAGGTCCTGGCTGTGAGCCAGAGGGTCTCGCCCAGGCAGGAGATCAGGAGGCTGGGGAGCCCC AGGAGGGGCTCAAGCCCATCCCAGAAGAGTCGGAAAACGAGGATGGCGCTGGGGAGACGAGCCCCCCCAAGTCCTCCTCAGGCAAATAG